In Kutzneria kofuensis, the DNA window GCGGATCACCTGGGGCGAGCCGCACCAGAAGAACGACGACGTCTCGGCCAGCGGCGCCTACACGCACCAGACGATCTGGGCGGCCAACAAGGAGGGCCTGCACAACCTGATGCGGGCCTCCAGCTACGCGAGCATCGACGGCCAGCTGGGCAAGTGGCCCCGCATGGACCGGGAGCTGCTGGCCGAGAACGCCAAGGGCCTGATGGCGACGACGGGCTGCCCGTCGGGCGAGGTGCAGACCAGGCTGCGGCTGGGCCAGGAGAAGGAGGCCCTGCAGGCGGCCTCGGACTGGAAGGACATCTACGGCGAGGGCAACTTCTTCGTCGAGCTGATGGACCACGGCATCGAGATCGAGCGCCGGGTCCGCGACGGCCTGCTGAACGTGGCCAAGCAGCTGAACCTGCCGTTCGTGGTGACCAACGACTCGCACTACACCTACGACTCGGACCGGGACGCCCACGGCGTGCTGCTGTGCGTGCAGACCGGCAAGACCCTGCAGGACCCGACCCGGTTCAAGTTCGACGGCACGGGCTACTACCTGAAGTCGCCGGACGAGATGCGCGCGATCGACTCCTCCGACGCCTGGCAGGAGGGCTGCCGCAACACGCTGCTGGTGGCCGAGAAGGTCGACACCACCGGCATGTTCGAGTTCCACAACCTGATGCCGCGGTTCCCGATCCCCGAGGGCATGACCGAGGACGAGTACTTCAAGCAGCAGGTGTGGGCGGGCATGGAGCGCCGCTTCCCGGACGGCATCGACGAGGAACACCGCAAGCAGGTCGAGTTCGAGATCGGCGTCATCCTGCAGATGGGCTTCCCGTCCTACTTCCTCGTGGTCGCGGACTTCATCAACTGGGCCAAGCGCAACGGCATCCGGGTCGGCCCCGGCCGTGGCTCGGCCGCGGGCGCGCTGATCGCGTACGCGATGGGCATCACCGACCTGGACCCGCTGGCCCACGGGCTGATCTTCGAGCGGTTCCTCAACCCGGACCGCGTCAGCCCCCCCGACATCGACATCGACTTCGACGAGCGCCGGCGCGGCGACGTCATCCGCTACGTGACCGAGAAGTGGGGCGAGGACAAGGTCGCCCAGGTGATCACCTTCGGCACCATCAAGGCGAAGGCGGCGATCAAGGACTCCGCCCGGGTGCTGTACGGCCAGCCCGGCTACGCGGTGGCCGACCGGATCTCCAAGGCCTACCCGCCGGCCGTGATGGCCAAGGACATCCCGCTCAACGGCCTGTTCGACCCCAGCCACAAGCGGTACGCCGAGGCCACCGAGATCCGCGCGCTCTACGAGCAGGACCCGCAGGTCAAGGAGATCATCGACACCGGCCGCGGGCTGGAGGGCCTGATCCGCAACGCCGGCGTGCACGCCTGCGCGGTGATCATGTCCGCGGAGACGCTGACCGACCACATCCCGGTGTGGAAGCGGCCGCAGGACGGCTCGATCATCACGCAGTTCGACTACCCGACCTGCGAGACGCTCGGCCTGCTGAAGATGGACTTCCTGGGGCTGCGCAACCTCACGGTCATCGACGACACGATGAAGAACATCACGCTCAACGGCAAGACCCCGCCCGACCTGGACACCTTGCCGCTGGACGACAAGAAGACCTACGAGCTGCTGTCCCGGGGCGACACGCTCGGCGTGTTCCAGCTCGACGGTGGCCCCATGCGCGACCTGCTGCGCCTGATGCGTCCCGACAACTTCGAGGACATCTCCGCGGTCGGCGCGCTCTACCGGCCGGGCCCGATGGGCGCCAAGTCGCACACGAACTACGCGCTGCGCAAGAACAAGCAGCAGGAGATCACGCCGATCCACCCGGCGCTGGAGGAGCCGCTCAAGGACATCCTCGGCACCACCTACGGCCTGATCGTGTACCAGGAGCAGGTCATGGCCATCGCGCAGAAGCTGGCCGGGTACACGCTGGGACAAGCGGACCTGCTGCGCCGCGCGATGGGCAAGAAGAAGAAGGAGATCCTGGACAAGGAGTACGCCGGCTTCGAGAAGGGCATGCTGGACAACGGCTACCCGCAGGACGCCGTCAAGACCCTCTGGGAGATCCTGGTCCCGTTCGCCGACTACGCCTTCAACAAGGCGCACTCCGCCGCGTACGGCCTGGTGTCGTACTGGACGGCGTACCTGAAGGCGAACTACCCGGCCGAGTACATGGCCGGCCTGCTCACCTCCGTCGGCGACGACAAGGACAAGGCCGCGATCTACCTGGCCGAGTGCCGCAAGATGGGCATCACCGTGCTGCCGCCGGACGTCAACGACTCGATGCGCGAGTTCGCGCCGGTCGGCGACAGCATCCGGTTCGGCCTGGGCGCGATCCGCAACGTCGGCGCGAACGTGGTCGACTCGATCGTGGCGGCGCGCACGCAGAAGGGCGCGTTCACCGACTTCTCCGACTACCTGCGCAAGGTGGACGCGGCGGCCTGCAACAAGAAGGTCATCGAATCGCTGATCAAGGCCGGCGCGTTCGACTCGCTCGGCCACCCGCGCAAGGGCCTGCACATGGTGCACGTCGAGGCCGTCGACGCGATCATGGAGACCAAGAAGGCGGAGGCGGTCGGCCAGTTCGACCTGTTCGGCGGCGGGGACGACGGCGAGGAGAACGCCGGCAGCGTGTTCGACGTGAAGGTGCCCGACGAGCAGTGGGAGTCCAAGCACCAGCTGACGCTGGAGCGGGAGATGCTCGGCCTGTACGTGTCGGGGCACCCGCTCAACGGCGTGGAGCGGGTGCTGGAGGCGCAGTCGGACACGGCGATCGCGACCATCCTCGAAGGCAACCTGCCCGACGGCGCGCAGGTGACCGTCGGCGGCATCCTGGCCTCGGTGACGCGGCGCATCAACAAGTCCGGCGAGTCGTGGGCGTCCGCGCAGCTGGAGGACCTGGCCGGTGGCATCGAGGTGCTGTTCTTCCCGAAGACCTACTCGGTGGTCGGGATGAGCGTGGCCGAGGACGCGATCGTGCTGGTCAAGGCCCGCATCGCCAAGCGGGACGACCGGATCTCGCTGATCGCCAACGACCTGGCCCTGCCGGACCTGGAGATGGCCGCCAGCGGCATGCCGGTGAAGCTGACCATGCACGCCGCCAAGTGCACCCGGCCGCTGGTGGCGCAGCTCAAGGACGTGCTCAAGTCGCATCCCGGCTCCACCGAGGTGCACCTGAACCTGATGAACGGCCGGCGCGGCACGATGCTGCGGCTGGACGACGCGCTGCGGGTGGACCCGTCACCCTCACTGATGGGCGACCTCAAGGCTCTGTTGGGACCGGGTTGCCTGGGCTGAGAGGGCTGTGACCCCAGGCACATTCGCCGATAATGGGTGCGCCCCGGGGGACCGCGTGGGCACACTGGTGTAAACGGGGTTAACCTATCGTTGGTTAACACCTATTACGTGGCATGGAGGGGGAAGGCCCATGACAGGCACCGAGACGGCGCCCGCGACCTTTTTCACGCCGGAGTTCTTCCAGGATCCGCAGCGCTACCAGGCCGAGCTGCGGGCCGACGCGCCGGCCCGGCAGGTGATCACGCCCAACGGCTTCAAGGTGTGGGTGGTCAGCCGGTACGAGGAGGCCAAGGCGGTGCTGGCCGACCCGACCGTGCAGAAGAGCGGCGCCCGGATGGGCGAGATCTCGGCCAAGAACAAGGTCGACGACAGCGAGGGCCGCCCGTTCGCCGACGAGCTGAACCAGCACATGCTGGCGATGGACCCGCCGGACCACACCCGGCTGCGCCGGCTGGTCACCAAGGCGTTCACCGCGCGGCGCATCGAGCAGATGCGGCCGCGGATCGAGGAGATCACCGCCGAGCTGCTGGGCAAGCTGACCGCCGGCGACCGCGTCGACCTGCTCGACGTGTTCGCGTTCCCGCTGCCGATCACCGTGATCAGCGAGCTGCTCGGTGTCGACGACGAGGACCGCGACACGTTCCGCGTCAACTCCAACATCCTCATCTCCAGCGGCGGCGCCGAGGAGGTCGGGGCGGCCGGCCAGTGGATGGTCGCGTACTTCATGAAGCTGATCGCCGACAAGCGGGCCAACCTCGGCGACGACCTGCTGTCCGCGCTGATCGAGACCAGCGAGGACGACGACCGGTTCAGTGAGCAGGAACTGGTCTCCATGGCCTTCCTGCTGCTGATCGCCGGGCACGAGACCACCGTCAACCTGATCGGCAACGGCGTGCTGGCCCTGCTGACCAACCCCGACCAGCTGGAGCGGCTCAAGGCCGATCCGTCGCTGCTGGCCACCGCGGTCGACGAGTTCCTGCGCTACCGCAGCCCGGTCAACATGTCGACGTTCCGGTTCACCACCGAGCCGGTCGTGCTGGGCGACGTGACCATCCCGGCCGAGCAGCTCGTGCTGGTCGGCCTCGGCTCGGCCAACCGGGACGAGAACCACTTCGAGAACGCGGACCAGCTGGACATCACCCGTCCGGTGGGCGGCCACCTGGCCTTCGGCCACGGCATCCACTACTGCCTCGGCGCGCCCCTGGCCCGACTGGAGGGCGAAATCGCCTTCCGCGGCCTGCTCACCGCGTTCCCGGACATGAAGCTCGCCGTGCCCGCGAGCGAGCTGCAGTGGCGGTTCAGCATGCTGATGCACGGGCTTGAGGAGCTGCCGGTGGTCCTGTGACCGAGCTTGCGAGGGCGCCATTGAACACAGGGACCTGGGGCGCAGACCCGCCGAGCGCCAGCGAGGTGGGGTCTGTGACCATCGGGGCATGCCAGAACGGGTTGTCCTAGCAGGAAGCACTCGACCGGCGGCCCAGGGCGTCTCCCCGGCCGGCACGCTCGATCCCGCGACCGTGATCACCGCTACGGTGGTGCTGCGGCGGCGGGCCGAGCTGCCGCCCGGCCTCGTGTCCGGGCCCGCCGTGATCGGCCGGCAGGAGCTCTCCGACCGGTACGGGGCCGATCCTGCCGACGTGCAACGGGTTCGCACCGTCCTCGGTGGACTCGGCGTCGAGGTGGTCGCCGCGGATCCCGCGTCGCGGCGGCTGACCGTGCGGGGCGACCTGGCGGCGATGCACCGGGCGTTCGGCGTGTCGCTGGAAGCGGTGTGCCTCGGGGACAAGCAGCATCGGCACCGGGTCGGGGCGCTGGAGGTGCCGGCCGAGCTGGCCGGCATCGTGCAGGCCGTGCTGGGCCTGGACGACCGCCCGCAGGCCCGGCGTCCCGCCGCCGACTCCGCCGAGGCGAAGCTGAGCTACACGCCGCCCGGTCTGGGCAAGATCTACGCCTTTCCGCCGGCAGTCGACGGCGTCGCGCCGACCATCGCCGTGATCGAACTTGGCGGCGGCTACACGGACGCCGAGCTGGTTGCGTACTTCCAGAACCTCGGCGTCGGTTCGGTCCACGTGCAAGCGGTCAGTGTGGACGGTGGCGCCAACGCACCGAACACCCCCGCCGACGACGAGGTGTTGCTGGACATCGAGGTCATCGGCGGCCTCGTGCCCGAGGTGCAGCAGCTCGTCTACTTCGCGCCCAACACCGACCAGGGCTTTGTCGACGCCGTCAGCACGGCCGTGCACGCCTCGCCGACACCGGCCGCCCTGAGCATCAGCTGGGGCGCGGCCGAGGACCTGTGGACCGAGCAGACCCGGATCGCCCTGGACGACGCCTTCGCCGACGCCGCCGCCCTCGGCGTCACCGTCGTCGCGTCGAGCGGGGACTGGGGCGCCAGCGACGAGCAGACCGACGGCAAGCAGCACGTCGACTTCCCGGCGTCGAGCCCGCATGTGTTGTCCTGCGGCGGAACCTCCCTTCACGCCGATCCTGTGAGCGGCGTGATCAGCAGCGAGACGGTGTGGAACAACGGCGCCGGCGACCACGCCACCGGCGGCGGGGTCAGCGTCTTCTTCCCGCGCCCCGACTACCAATCCGCTTGCGGCGTACCGGAATCCGGGCGCGGCGTGCCCGACGTCGCCGGCGTCGCCGATCCCAACACCGGGTATTTGGTGCTGGTGCACGGCAAGAGCAGTCCCGCCGGTGGCACCAGCGCCGTCGCCCCGCTCTGGGCGGCGCTCGTCGCACGGCTCGTGCAACAGCTGGGGCGGCCGCTCGGGTTGCTGCAGCCGTTGCTGTACCGCGACGCCAAGCCGGGCGTGCTCGCCGCCGGCTTCCGGGACGTGACCGCCGGGGACAACCAGGGTTACCCCGCGTCGCCGGGCTGGGATCCGTGCACCGGCCTCGGTTCGCCCGACGGGAACGCCCTGCTGGCGGTTCTGCGGCAGCGCCTTCCTAGTTGAACCTCACCTCCGGATTCTCCGGAGTGGGGCCGTCCAGGATCGGCTCCCGCTGGCACTCCAGCGTCTGGTCGAAGAACGCCGTGACGTAGGTCCTGGTGATGGCGATGGCTCGATCCGCCGGTAATCCCGACATCGGCAAGCCGATCTGCGCCAACAGCGTTGGCGCGTCGGTGAAAGACAGGTGCGTGGAGCCGTTGACGGTGAGCCAGCGTTTCCAGCCGTCGAGCTCCGACCAGACCTGGTCCCACGTCTGGTCGGAGCTGCCGGGCCCGTGCATGTCGGTGCCGAGCATGAGGAACGGCCGGCCGCCGATGCCGGTTGGGGCGTCCACATGGAACGCGCCGTCGAGGTTGACGCCGGCCTTGACCCGCGGATCCGCCTCCATCGCGGCCAGCGCGCTCGCGCCGCCGATGGAGTGCCCGGCCATGCCGATCCGGTTGCCGTCGATCAGGCCGGGGAATCGCGCGGTCAGCTGGTCGATCACGAACGAGGCGTCCTCGGCGCGGTTGAGGGTCAACGGCCGCAGATCCGTTGCCTGGCAGGCGATGCAGGTCAGCATGCGGTTGCCGGGGAACAGCGTGCCGGCGGATTCGTAGGCGTGGTCGATGGACGCGACGACGTAGCCGTGACTGGCCAGGTCCTCGGCCAGCGTGGTCATGGTGTACCGCGGCGCGCCGAGACCCGGGGACAGCAGCACCAGCGGATGCCGGCCGGGTAATGGCGCCTGCGCACGGCTGTTCGTCCTGGCGTCGGCGACGTCCTGGGCGGCGTCGGTCGGCAATCCCTGTGCCTGCAGCAAAAGCTTCGTCTCGGCCGCCGTCGCGTAGGGGACGGGTTGCCCACCGGGGA includes these proteins:
- the dnaE gene encoding DNA polymerase III subunit alpha, translating into MSDSFVHLHVHTEYSMLDGAAKLKDMFAECDRLGMPAAAITDHGNMYGAYDFFKQATAAGVKPIIGIEAYMAPGSRHDKRRITWGEPHQKNDDVSASGAYTHQTIWAANKEGLHNLMRASSYASIDGQLGKWPRMDRELLAENAKGLMATTGCPSGEVQTRLRLGQEKEALQAASDWKDIYGEGNFFVELMDHGIEIERRVRDGLLNVAKQLNLPFVVTNDSHYTYDSDRDAHGVLLCVQTGKTLQDPTRFKFDGTGYYLKSPDEMRAIDSSDAWQEGCRNTLLVAEKVDTTGMFEFHNLMPRFPIPEGMTEDEYFKQQVWAGMERRFPDGIDEEHRKQVEFEIGVILQMGFPSYFLVVADFINWAKRNGIRVGPGRGSAAGALIAYAMGITDLDPLAHGLIFERFLNPDRVSPPDIDIDFDERRRGDVIRYVTEKWGEDKVAQVITFGTIKAKAAIKDSARVLYGQPGYAVADRISKAYPPAVMAKDIPLNGLFDPSHKRYAEATEIRALYEQDPQVKEIIDTGRGLEGLIRNAGVHACAVIMSAETLTDHIPVWKRPQDGSIITQFDYPTCETLGLLKMDFLGLRNLTVIDDTMKNITLNGKTPPDLDTLPLDDKKTYELLSRGDTLGVFQLDGGPMRDLLRLMRPDNFEDISAVGALYRPGPMGAKSHTNYALRKNKQQEITPIHPALEEPLKDILGTTYGLIVYQEQVMAIAQKLAGYTLGQADLLRRAMGKKKKEILDKEYAGFEKGMLDNGYPQDAVKTLWEILVPFADYAFNKAHSAAYGLVSYWTAYLKANYPAEYMAGLLTSVGDDKDKAAIYLAECRKMGITVLPPDVNDSMREFAPVGDSIRFGLGAIRNVGANVVDSIVAARTQKGAFTDFSDYLRKVDAAACNKKVIESLIKAGAFDSLGHPRKGLHMVHVEAVDAIMETKKAEAVGQFDLFGGGDDGEENAGSVFDVKVPDEQWESKHQLTLEREMLGLYVSGHPLNGVERVLEAQSDTAIATILEGNLPDGAQVTVGGILASVTRRINKSGESWASAQLEDLAGGIEVLFFPKTYSVVGMSVAEDAIVLVKARIAKRDDRISLIANDLALPDLEMAASGMPVKLTMHAAKCTRPLVAQLKDVLKSHPGSTEVHLNLMNGRRGTMLRLDDALRVDPSPSLMGDLKALLGPGCLG
- a CDS encoding cytochrome P450 family protein, which produces MTGTETAPATFFTPEFFQDPQRYQAELRADAPARQVITPNGFKVWVVSRYEEAKAVLADPTVQKSGARMGEISAKNKVDDSEGRPFADELNQHMLAMDPPDHTRLRRLVTKAFTARRIEQMRPRIEEITAELLGKLTAGDRVDLLDVFAFPLPITVISELLGVDDEDRDTFRVNSNILISSGGAEEVGAAGQWMVAYFMKLIADKRANLGDDLLSALIETSEDDDRFSEQELVSMAFLLLIAGHETTVNLIGNGVLALLTNPDQLERLKADPSLLATAVDEFLRYRSPVNMSTFRFTTEPVVLGDVTIPAEQLVLVGLGSANRDENHFENADQLDITRPVGGHLAFGHGIHYCLGAPLARLEGEIAFRGLLTAFPDMKLAVPASELQWRFSMLMHGLEELPVVL
- a CDS encoding S53 family peptidase; its protein translation is MPERVVLAGSTRPAAQGVSPAGTLDPATVITATVVLRRRAELPPGLVSGPAVIGRQELSDRYGADPADVQRVRTVLGGLGVEVVAADPASRRLTVRGDLAAMHRAFGVSLEAVCLGDKQHRHRVGALEVPAELAGIVQAVLGLDDRPQARRPAADSAEAKLSYTPPGLGKIYAFPPAVDGVAPTIAVIELGGGYTDAELVAYFQNLGVGSVHVQAVSVDGGANAPNTPADDEVLLDIEVIGGLVPEVQQLVYFAPNTDQGFVDAVSTAVHASPTPAALSISWGAAEDLWTEQTRIALDDAFADAAALGVTVVASSGDWGASDEQTDGKQHVDFPASSPHVLSCGGTSLHADPVSGVISSETVWNNGAGDHATGGGVSVFFPRPDYQSACGVPESGRGVPDVAGVADPNTGYLVLVHGKSSPAGGTSAVAPLWAALVARLVQQLGRPLGLLQPLLYRDAKPGVLAAGFRDVTAGDNQGYPASPGWDPCTGLGSPDGNALLAVLRQRLPS
- a CDS encoding alpha/beta hydrolase family protein gives rise to the protein MNLLTAAAMVAATVTGIHLPAPTGPYPVGSSTVHLVDHSRRDLWVPANPRELMVSLHYPAVPGGQPVPYATAAETKLLLQAQGLPTDAAQDVADARTNSRAQAPLPGRHPLVLLSPGLGAPRYTMTTLAEDLASHGYVVASIDHAYESAGTLFPGNRMLTCIACQATDLRPLTLNRAEDASFVIDQLTARFPGLIDGNRIGMAGHSIGGASALAAMEADPRVKAGVNLDGAFHVDAPTGIGGRPFLMLGTDMHGPGSSDQTWDQVWSELDGWKRWLTVNGSTHLSFTDAPTLLAQIGLPMSGLPADRAIAITRTYVTAFFDQTLECQREPILDGPTPENPEVRFN